The segment TGTTCTACGGTCTTGCCAAACAATAGCATTGTAGATAGGATCACCTGTTGCTTTATCCCATACGATAGTAGTTTCACGTTGATTGGTAATACCAATACCTGCAATGTATTTTCCATTGATACCTATTTTGGTGATAGCTTCTGCTGCAACAGAGGCTAATGAAGACCAAATTTCGTGAGGATCATGTTCTACCCATCCACTTTGTGGAAAATATTGGGTGAATTCTTTTTGAGCAACAGAACATATTTCACCTGAGTGATTAAAAACAATTGCTCTGGAACTTGTAGTCCCTGCGTCGAATGCTAAAATGTACTTTTCCATACTTGTATTAAATTAAGGTATTAATTTAGTTCTATATTTATTTTTTAGGTTTATACGGAGTTAGCAGATAGTTTTGAGCTAATTCGATAAAATCATTTATTTGTTGGTTTTCCCAATCTTTGTCTTTATTCATTTCTTTAGCCATAATGCTTGCGACTTTTGGTGCAATGTCTATTGCTGCCCTGGCGTCAAGGAATAGAGCTCTGAGCCGTCTAGCAAGGACATCTTCAATTGTAAGTGCCATTTCATGGTGTACAGCCCATACAACTTCTGCTTTTATAAAGTCAAAACGAGGGTGAAGAGTATCTCTTAGTTCGGGTTGATTATCACAAAGTTCTTGAATCTTTTTTAAATCAGACCCATATACATAGCTAAAGTTAGAGTGATCTGTTGTCGTTTGGTATCCATGAATCCTTAAATTTTTAGAAACACACGCTTTGTTTTCGAGGTGACATACCTCAATAGCTTTATCTAAGGTTTCTTCAGCCATCTCTCTATAAGTAGTCCATTTTCCTCCTGTTACTGTCACTAATCCACTATCAGAAGCTATTATTTTATGACTTCTTGATATTTCTTTTGTTGAATTACTACCTTTTTTAGGAGCAGCAAGTGGTCTTAGTCCAGCAAACACCGATAATACATCTTCTTTGGTTGGCTGTTTCTCTAGGTATTGACCAGCCGTTTTCAGTATAAAGTCTACTTCTTCTTCAAGTGCTACTGGCTCAAGAACAAACTCCTTTAGGGGAGTATCAGTAGTTCCTAAGATGGCTTTCCCGTGCCATGGAACTCCGAATAAAACACGGCCATCACTGGTTTTTGGAATCATAATTGCAGAGTCCCCTCCTAGAAATGATTGATCTACAACCAAATGAACACCTTGGCTAGGGCGTACAATATTATCATCCTCAGGCGTATCCATTTGTAGTATTTTATCTACAAAAATGCCTGTAGCATTAATAATTGATTTTGCTTTTATCGTAAATTCTTGATTGGTTATTTTATCAATCGCTGTAACCCCATTGAGTGTGGCATTTGTGTTTTTTGTTAAAGAAGTAACTTCTATATAATTTGCGGCAGTAGCATCATGTTCTATTGCTGTTTGTAGAAGATTAATAGCTAAACGTGCATCATCAAATTGCCCGTCATAGTAAACTACTCCACCTTTTAAGTTTGATTGTTTAATTTGAGGAATTTCTTTTAGAACTGTATTCTTTTTAAGAGGTTTAGACCTTCCCAAGGTTCTTGAACCAGAGAGAATATCATAGACTGTCAGTCCTATTGTATAGAAAGGTTTTTCCCACCACTTATAGTTTCCGATGATGAACCGTTGACTCTTAAATAGATGAGGAGCATTTTGTTTCAATCGGCCTCTCTCGCGTAAAGCTTCAATAACTAAGCTAACATCGCCTTGTGCTAAATATCTAACTCCACCATGTACTAATTTGGTACTTCGGCTAGATGTCGATTTAGCAAAATCATGTTGTTCTAGTAATAAAGTCTTATATCCGCGTGAAGCAGCATCGACCGCTAAGCCTAATCCAGTAGCACCGCCACCGATAATTAAGACATCCCATAATGTTTCGGGATTCGCGATCTTATTAATTTGATCACTTCGCTTCATATCAATACATTGTTAGAGGTTAACTACCTCAAATGTAGAAAATCAAATTTATATTAACAAGCAAAATCGTAAATAAAAGTAATATATCGAAAGTATATTTTTGAATATCGCAACATATTGAGTTTTGAATATTCTATTATGCTTTCGGATTGTGTAATTATTTGTATTTCTATTTTCGTTTTTATAAAATAAAAGTGTAACTTTGATATAAACATAAAAATAGGGCAAGTAAAATGCTTTTATTTGCTTTTATAAGTATAAGATTATTCACATAAAGCGTTAGATACTAATACTATAACACTGTTTGATATGGGAAATATTGCTCAAAGACATAAGTATATTCTTGACGAATTAAAGAAGGATGGCTTTGTCAAAGTACAAGATTTAAGTAGAAATCTTGATGTTTCGGAAGTTACGATTCGAAAAGATTTGCGATTGCTAGAAAGTAAGAAACTTTTGATTCGTAATCATGGTAGTGCAAGTGCGCTAAGTTCCTTAATTACAGATAGACACGTCGATGAAAAAGAGAAACTTTATATTGAGGAGAAAAGACGCATCGCTGAAGCTGCAAATAATATGTTAGAGCCCAATGATAAGATTATTATTGCGTCAGGAACTACACTTCTTACTTTTGCTAATCACATTGATATGCAAAAACATTTAACAGCTATAACTTCTTCTGTGAAAGTATCGTTAACTCTTTGCTATCACCCCAATATAGAGGTAGTACAATTAGGAGGCAGTATGAGAAAAAACTCGGTTTCTGTTATTGGACATTATGCCGAACAAATATTAGGAACTTTAGCTTGTAATAAGCTTTTCATAGGAGTAGATGGTATTGATTTAAATTACGGATTAACTACAAGTAATATGAATGAAGCTTATATCAATCAAAAAATGATAGAAGTTTCGGATAAAGTTATTGTGCTAACCGATTCATCAAAGTTTGGACAAAGAGGTTTTTGTAAGATTTGTGATTTTAATAATATACATCAAATCATTACAGATACAAATGCTCCCGCTCACATGGTAGAAATGATTCGTGAGATGGGAATAGAAGTTACATTAGTGTAAATAAGTTCTCTCTATACGATACAAAAACAAAAGCAGTGAAATTTCACTGCTTTTGTTTTTACTAGTCTTCTAGTGCTTTTGCTAAAATCGAAATGGGATGTTCGCATTTCGCACTAGTAGACATCTCAATTTGCCACTTACAGGTTTCACAGTCGGTGACTACATAATCAATATCACTTTCTTCAATCTGTCTAAATAATGGATCACCGATATCTTGTGAAGTTTTATAATTTTCTTTCTTAAATCCGTATGTTCCTGCTATACCGCAGCAGTTAGAGTCTAATACTGTTAATTCAATATTAGGAATCAATTTTAATAGCTCAATAGAGTAATATGCCCAGCCTAATTTTTCCATATGGCAAGGTGTGTGATAAGCTACTTTTATTTTTTTATTCCCTACTTTAAGCTTTTTATCTGATTGGCTTAGCAGGCGATAGATATATCTAGTAGCTAGCTCTACTTGGTCTTTAACATCTTTATTGTCTATGTTTAATAAGTGAGGATACTCATCTCGAATAGTAAAGGTACAAGTAGATGAAGTGGCTACTACAGGGCGCTTCTTTTCTAATACTGATTCTCTAATTGCTGAAATGTTAACGTTAGCTTGCTTCTTAGCTTGGTTAATTAATCCATTTGAAATTAAGGCAACACCACAACACTTTTCTTTGCTAAGTAGTTGTACACCGATACCTAATGCATTAAATACCTTAATCATATCTTTACCTAACTGTGGATTGTTGTAGTTTACATAACAACCATGGAAATAACTTACTTGATCAGTATATTTATCTTGTTCTTTTTGAGCATTCTTTTTATACCATGATTCAAAAGTTCCAAATGCATACTTAGGAAATGTTCTGTGATGATCAATCTTAAGAGTTTTATCTAGGACTACTTTGGTCGCTTTTAACCCTAATATAGGGTTTAGGATAGGAGCAAATGGAGTAGCTAATGTTCCCATAATATCAGTATTAGCCAATAGCATATCTCTTAGTTTTGGCTTTTTCTTGCTGTATTTAATACGAGCTGATTGAATGATATCCCCGATTTTTACATTGGATGGGCATGCTACTTCACATCGCTTACAATTAAGACAGTACTTCAAAGCCTCGTCATAAAAATCAGCTTTTTTTAAGCGTAAACGCTCTCCATCAGGTCCGGCTTGTTTGGGGCCTGGGTAGTTGGGATTTACTTTTGCTACAGGGCAATATACAGTACAAATTGTACATTTAATGCATTGCTCAAAGTTATTGTTACTTATATTATATTCTTGGAGTTTCATATGCTTCTTATTTTCTAAGTATAGTGTTTGCTACATGAAGAGCAGTTAGAATTGAAACACCAGCTCCACATCCTTCCTTTATGGCGTTGAATGCTTCTAGTCCTGCTCCTATAATGTATAGATTGTCTAGAGATTGTCCTTTTATTTGCCCTTGAAAATCGTTGTTGGTTTTGATTCCGAAAGACATGTAGGGTTGAGCGTTGAATACGTTATTGTCGTACCATTCTTCTCTATGATCAATATGGTTCACATCTAAGTTGAAGATGGGCTCATATATTTTATCTCTACTAGCAACCAATCCTTGGCTAAAATAGCTCCCTGTTGCTAAAACAAAATTATTAGCATGGAAAGGTATATCTCCATGGTTGAAGCTATAAACTTTTTCGAGTTTATTGTTTTTAATATCTCCTTTTACGATGTTGTCACCTAGCATATATACACCTCCTAAACAGGTGTAAGCTTCATGCAAAAACTGCTGTATCTTGATACCAATTACAGATGGTGGGAGTGTAGGTAGTAAGAATATGGGTTTGCCTACTTTTTCTTCTAAATCTTGGATGATTTGGTCATTGTCTAAGCTTAATATCGCTGGGAATAGAATAGCTTCTGCATCTTTACTTCCCTCTTTAAGAATATGAACTAATTCGTTGAATTCTTTATCGTTTAAGCGATCCATCACGTTGGTGATGTTACTAGATCTCAGTTCGCTTGGGTTTCTGCGAAGTCTATCTAGGCTTTCAAGTGTAAATTCAGTTATTTTGCTTTTTGTGCCTAGTTTTAGTAATGCACTAGCTATGAATTCAGGGTAAAAATCAAGAAAGCCACTCATATTGAAAATTGCTACTTTTTCCCATGGGAGTTTTTTGCTTTCTTTCGTGGTAGCAAAAGGATTTACTGATAACCAAGTTGATTTAACTTCTCCTAAAGGTGATATGCGATAATGATTCTTTTGAGTTGAGCCCAATAAAGGAATTCCTAATTCTCTTAAAAAAGTTTCGGCCTCTTGAGTCAAATTTGCAAATAACTCTTTCCCCAATTTACTATATGGGTGAAGGTTGTTTAGTGTTACTAATTTATCTATTTCTTCTATAGGTTGTTGTACAGCTGTCCCATCTGGTAAATTATTTAGCAAATCAAAAGAACCTGAAGAAAAATGAATAGCACTTTGACCAGCAGACACTATAGCACATTTCTTATTTTGCTGACATAATTTTATACCACAGATTAATCCTGCTAATCCTCCTCCTATTATTACTGTATCAAATCTCATTGGTTAACGATTTTAGAGTCCGACAATCCGCAAACACTTTCATAAATCCAAGCTGTATATTCACTGCCTCTTAATCCTTCTCCCCATGCGGTTGGGTATATTCCTTTCCATCTTTCATTAAGGAATGATGATAAATCTGCTTTGGCTTTGGTTGGGCATGCTCCAGTAGATTTATTCATTAATCCTGCTGCTCTACAAGCACAAAGCTCACCCTGGCAAGTACCCATACCAACTCTAGTACGTCTTCTTAAATCCACTAAATTGTGTACATCAAGTTCTTTTAAAGCATAATTCACTTCACCTACCGATATTTCTTCACACTCACAAACGAGGCTATTGTCTCTTTCGGTATTTCCTGAAAGTTTTTCAGCCATATCTCCATGACGATAAATAGCAGCTTCTTTTACAGTGTGTGGCATAGAAACAATCTTTTTAGATATTTCTTCTTTTGTTTCTCTTGAGCCCGGAAGTAGATCTTCGTCAGTAGTACATTTCTTATCTATGTTTAATTTCTTGCAAACTAAATCAGTAGCCCATTCGGCCATTAAGCGATAGGTCATTAACTTACCTCCAGTAATGGTGATAAATCCTTTCAATCCATCTCTTTCTTCATGATCTAATAGCACAATTCCACGACTTGTTTTTCTTCCATCAGGATCATCATCAGCCGCTACAAGTGGTCTTACACCAGCATAGCCTCTTAATATTCTAGTTTGTGACAAAATAGGTGCTAGTTTTTCTCCTTCTCTAAGAAGTAAATCTACTTCATCTGGAGTAACATGCATATTGTCTATTTGATCATATGGTACTCTTGTAGAAGTTGTACCTATTAGTGCAATAGTATCCCCTGGTACAAGGATATCTGCATCTGCTGGTTTACGACATCTGTTTAAAACTACATTATTAACACGGTGTCCAAAAATCAGCAATGAACCTTTTGCTGGGAACATGCGTACTTTTAAATCTGCATATTCCGAAATGTGCTGTCCCCATATACCTCCAGCATTCACTACTAGCTGGCTATGGATTTCATATATCTCTTTTGTACGGTGGTCTAGAACTTTTACTCCTACAATACGATCTTGTTCTCTTAAAAGTCCTACTACCTCATGATAAGTTTTTAAGTCTGCTCCATGTTCTTTTGCGTCAATAACATTGGATGCGGTTAATCGAAAGGGGTCTACAGAGCCATCGGGGACCTTTACAGCGCCCACTAATGTAGGGTTTGCTGAGGGCTCCATTAATAAAGCTTGTTTCGGATCTATAACTTCAGCTTTTATTCCTGCTTCTAAGCAAGATTGAACGAAAGTTTTTTGATATTCTAAATCATCTTCGGGTAAGCTTAGGAATAAACCATCAGTTTTGTCAATGCAGTGGCGTGCTACTCTTTTAAGTATCATGTTTTCTTTAATACACTCTACTGCAGATTCTTTATCGGTTACAGCATAACGTGCTCCACTATGTAATAGTCCGTGATTTCTACCTGTGGTACCTGATGCTATATCGAAACGTTCCAAGAGTAAGGTTTTAAGTCCTCTCTTTGCACAATCTCTAGCTGTACCAGCTCCTGTTGCTCCTCCACCTATAATGATAACATCATAGGTAGGTGTTATTGTGTTTTGATTGTTCTGGTTCATTGGTTAACAATTTAGTGTGATACAAATAACGTGATTTATTTTGATTAATAAAACTAAATCGAAATAAAAATGTAAGTAAACGAAAGTAATTCATTCTTTTTAGTTCTTGGAAGAGTTTGTTTATCTCTAGAATCTTTTGGATACTACTCAAGTTATGCCTTATTATATATTGCATTTGTATTACAATTAATTTTATAATTAGTTTTACATAAGTATTTGATATACAGTAGTTTATTGTTTTTAGATAGGTGATATTATAAATACATTACAACATTTACTTCTCTGAATAGGTTAAAATGATAATTTTTATAAAAAATGACTTTCGATTATGTTATTTATCGAAAGGTTTTTATTATATTTGTGATAAAGGATGTCAAAATAAGATAATAAAGACTCCTAAAAAGTCAAATTCGTTTAATTGTTAAAAGTTGTATTATGTCTAAGATTTGTGAGATGAAGATTCAAGAGGATACTAGAATTTATACTCTTGGTGCAAAGGAAATTAGAGAGGCGAATGAAGTAAGGAACGAGTCTGCAACCTATGTTGAAGTACTCTCTTTCTTAAGAGATATATTTAACTTAGTTGACTTTTCTGGTATTATAAGTAATTCGAAAAAAACAATTCTATAAGTTTTTGTTTCGTTTAGCTAGCTAAACTTCATGATATCGTATAACGCATATGTTGTGGTTGTTTTCCACAGTATATGCGTTAATTTATTTATGCTTTTGTATATTTGTCTCAACTTCAAACAAACTATAATCGAAAATAATCATGAAAAAGACATTAAGTTTATTTATTCTCCTGTTTGTATCTGTTTCGCTTTTTGCTCAAGGTAAAGCTAAATATGTGTTTTACTTTATTGGAGATGGCATGGGAGCAGATCAAGTTAATGGGACGGAAATGTATCTTGCCGAAAAAGAAGGTATGATTGGAGTAAAACCTCTTATTTTTACTCAATTTCCTGTGATGAGTGTCGTTAATACTTATTCTCGTACGAACTCCGTAACTGATTCTTCAGCTGCTGGAACGGCTTTAGCTACTGGAGAAAAGACGTACAATGGTGCAATAGGTGTAGGTAAAGACAAGGAAAAACTGACGAGTGTAGCTGAGCGTGCTAAAAAGGCGGGTAAAAAGGTAGGAGTTATAACTAGTGTTAGTGTAGATCATGCTACTCCTGCTGCATTTTATGCTCATCAACCTGACAGAGGAATGTATTATGAAATAGCTCACGATTTACCTCTTGCAAATTTTGACTTTTATGGAGGTTCTGGTTTCTTGAAACCTGATAAAAATGCTGAAGGGGAAAATGCTCCTAGTATTTATCCTATGTTTGAAAAAGCAGGGTATAAATTGTATCGTGGCTTAGATGAGTATTCGCAATCTAGTAGAGATGAAAAATTGATATTAATCCAAAAAGAGGGTTCTGATAAAAATGCTTTGCCCTATGCTATTGATCGTAAAGCAGGAGATTTGGCTTTAAAAGAAATTACACAGAGCGCGATAGAGCATTTATCTTATAAAAACAATAAAGGATTCTTCCTTATGGTTGAAGGTGGAAAAATAGACTGGGCTTGTCATGATAATGATGCTGCTACAGTTTTCCACGAAGTAATAGATATGGATGAAGCTATTGCTGAAGCTTTTGCTTTCTATAAAAAGCACCCTAAAGAAACATTAATTGTAGTTACTGCTGATCATGAGACAGGTGGTATTGCTTTGGGTACGGGTAAATATGCTTTAAATCTTCAATCTTTACAATATCAAAAGGTGTCTGCTAATCAATTGTCTACCTTGATGAGTAATCTTCGTAAGGAAAAAAACAACAATGTGACTTGGGAAGATATGAAGCAGCTCTTAGGAGAAAATATGGGTTTCTGGAAAGAGGTGAAACTGACATGGGAACAAGAAAGAAAACTTAGAGATGAGTTTGAACATAGTTTTGTCCAAAAGAAACAAGGCTTTGAAGAAAGTATGTATACTAAAACTGAGCCGATGGCTGCGAGAGCGAAAGAAGTAATGAATGAAGTAGCAATGGTAAGTTGGGCTTCACATTCACATTCAGCAAATTTTGTTCCCGTTTTTGCTATCGGTGTTGGAGCTGAATTATTTAACGCTAGATTGAATAATATTGATATCCCTCACAATATATCTAAAGCAGCTGGTTACAAGTGGTAAAAATATTTCTGACACCCTCTCATAAAGTGTGTAAGTTAAAACAACCGGCTTGGGTAACAAAATAACTCAAGCCGTTGTTGTTTAATAAAAAACTTAAACATTTATGAAAACAGAAGATTTAATCCCTGATGAGTTTTTCAAACAATTTAAAACAGGAGAAGAACTCCAAAATTTCCTGAAGTCTATTCAAAAGCGTGGAATCGAAAAGATGCTTGAAGCAGAGCTAGATGCTCATTTAGATTATGACAAGCATAGCCACAGAAAAGAAGAAAACAGTCGTAATGGCTACTCTACAAAGACCATTAAGACTAGTTATGGTAATGATCAAATCAAAGTCCCAAGAGATCGAGATGCGAGCTATAACCCAATGATTATCCCTAAACGAAAAAGTATGGTTGAAGGATTAGAACACGTTATTGTATCTCTTTATGCTAAGGGTATGAGTGTTTCTGATATAGAAGAACAAATTAGAGAGGTGTACAATTTTGATGTCTCTGGGGCGACAATCTCTCGTATCACAGATGCCGTAACAGCTGATATTGTAGCTTGGCAGAATCGACCATTGGAACCCGTATATCTTATCGTTTGGATGGACGGTATAGTCTTTAAAGTACGAGAAGGTTCTAAGGTGATTAATAAAACTATTTATATTGCAGTAGGCTTAAGACGTGATGGACTTAAAGAGGTATTAGGTTTATGGCTTGGAAAGAATGAGTCTTCGTCTTTTTGGATGAGTGTCCTAACAGACCTAAAAGCTCGTGGAACTGAAGATGTTTTAATTACTGCAACGGATAACTTAAATGGATTTACCGATACGATTCGTACCGTTTTCCCTGAATCTAAGACACAAATCTGCATCGTGCACCAAGTGCGTAATGCTTGCAAATACGTAGTTTGGAAGGATAAGAAACAGTTTACAACAGATATGAAGAATATCTATAATGCGCCTAATAAGGAGGCTGCAGCAGCTGCTTTAGAAGATTTATCAGTGAAATGGGAATCCAAGTATTCTTATGCTATACAGAGTTGGAGAAAGAACTGGGACGAACTTACTGTCTTCTTTGAATTTCCTCTAGAAATAAGAAAAGTTATCTATACTACCAACCTAATTGAGAACCTCAATGGTAAGATTAGAAAGTATACCAAGAATAAATTATCGTTCCCTACGGATGACTCTGTGATGAAATCAGTATATTTAGCCGTTAGGGAGGCCACTAAGAAGTGGTCAATGCCCATAAAGAACTGGGGTATTATTTTAAATCAGTTCCTAATTATTTACAAAGAAAGGGTCAGATTATAAAGATAATCCAACCCAAGCTATTTTAACTTACACACTTAGTGATACAGTGTCATATTTCTTGTAGATAGTAAGAATTA is part of the Bacteroides coprosuis DSM 18011 genome and harbors:
- a CDS encoding Glycerol-3-phosphate dehydrogenase (COGs: COG0578 Glycerol-3-phosphate dehydrogenase~InterPro IPR006076~KEGG: llc:LACR_1486 glycerol-3-phosphate dehydrogenase~PFAM: FAD dependent oxidoreductase~PRIAM: Glycerol-3-phosphate dehydrogenase~SPTR: Glycerol-3-phosphate dehydrogenase;~IMG reference gene:2504106244~PFAM: FAD dependent oxidoreductase), which codes for MKRSDQINKIANPETLWDVLIIGGGATGLGLAVDAASRGYKTLLLEQHDFAKSTSSRSTKLVHGGVRYLAQGDVSLVIEALRERGRLKQNAPHLFKSQRFIIGNYKWWEKPFYTIGLTVYDILSGSRTLGRSKPLKKNTVLKEIPQIKQSNLKGGVVYYDGQFDDARLAINLLQTAIEHDATAANYIEVTSLTKNTNATLNGVTAIDKITNQEFTIKAKSIINATGIFVDKILQMDTPEDDNIVRPSQGVHLVVDQSFLGGDSAIMIPKTSDGRVLFGVPWHGKAILGTTDTPLKEFVLEPVALEEEVDFILKTAGQYLEKQPTKEDVLSVFAGLRPLAAPKKGSNSTKEISRSHKIIASDSGLVTVTGGKWTTYREMAEETLDKAIEVCHLENKACVSKNLRIHGYQTTTDHSNFSYVYGSDLKKIQELCDNQPELRDTLHPRFDFIKAEVVWAVHHEMALTIEDVLARRLRALFLDARAAIDIAPKVASIMAKEMNKDKDWENQQINDFIELAQNYLLTPYKPKK
- a CDS encoding transcriptional regulator, DeoR family (COGs: COG1349 Transcriptional regulators of sugar metabolism~InterPro IPR001034:IPR014036~KEGG: cpi:Cpin_0729 transcriptional regulator, DeoR family~PFAM: HTH transcriptional regulator, DeoR; HTH transcriptional regulator, DeoR N-terminal~SMART: HTH transcriptional regulator, DeoR N-terminal~SPTR: Transcriptional regulator, DeoR family;~IMG reference gene:2504106245~PFAM: Bacterial regulatory proteins, deoR family; DeoR-like helix-turn-helix domain) translates to MGNIAQRHKYILDELKKDGFVKVQDLSRNLDVSEVTIRKDLRLLESKKLLIRNHGSASALSSLITDRHVDEKEKLYIEEKRRIAEAANNMLEPNDKIIIASGTTLLTFANHIDMQKHLTAITSSVKVSLTLCYHPNIEVVQLGGSMRKNSVSVIGHYAEQILGTLACNKLFIGVDGIDLNYGLTTSNMNEAYINQKMIEVSDKVIVLTDSSKFGQRGFCKICDFNNIHQIITDTNAPAHMVEMIREMGIEVTLV
- a CDS encoding glycerol-3-phosphate dehydrogenase, anaerobic, C subunit (COGs: COG0247 Fe-S oxidoreductase~InterPro IPR004017:IPR017753~KEGG: yen:YE0214 sn-glycerol-3-phosphate dehydrogenase subunit C~PFAM: Cysteine-rich domain~SPTR: Putative uncharacterized protein;~TIGRFAM: Glycerol-3-phosphate dehydrogenase, anaerobic C subunit~IMG reference gene:2504106246~PFAM: Cysteine-rich domain~TIGRFAM: glycerol-3-phosphate dehydrogenase, anaerobic, C subunit); the encoded protein is MKLQEYNISNNNFEQCIKCTICTVYCPVAKVNPNYPGPKQAGPDGERLRLKKADFYDEALKYCLNCKRCEVACPSNVKIGDIIQSARIKYSKKKPKLRDMLLANTDIMGTLATPFAPILNPILGLKATKVVLDKTLKIDHHRTFPKYAFGTFESWYKKNAQKEQDKYTDQVSYFHGCYVNYNNPQLGKDMIKVFNALGIGVQLLSKEKCCGVALISNGLINQAKKQANVNISAIRESVLEKKRPVVATSSTCTFTIRDEYPHLLNIDNKDVKDQVELATRYIYRLLSQSDKKLKVGNKKIKVAYHTPCHMEKLGWAYYSIELLKLIPNIELTVLDSNCCGIAGTYGFKKENYKTSQDIGDPLFRQIEESDIDYVVTDCETCKWQIEMSTSAKCEHPISILAKALED
- a CDS encoding Anaerobic glycerol-3-phosphate dehydrogenase subunit B (COGs: COG3075 Anaerobic glycerol-3-phosphate dehydrogenase~HAMAP: Anaerobic glycerol-3-phosphate dehydrogenase subunit B~InterPro IPR003953:IPR009158~KEGG: yen:YE0213 anaerobic glycerol-3-phosphate dehydrogenase subunit B~PFAM: Fumarate reductase/succinate dehydrogenase flavoprotein, N-terminal~PRIAM: Glycerol-3-phosphate dehydrogenase~SPTR: Putative uncharacterized protein;~TIGRFAM: Glycerol-3-phosphate dehydrogenase, anaerobic B subunit~IMG reference gene:2504106247~PFAM: FAD binding domain~TIGRFAM: glycerol-3-phosphate dehydrogenase, anaerobic, B subunit) yields the protein MRFDTVIIGGGLAGLICGIKLCQQNKKCAIVSAGQSAIHFSSGSFDLLNNLPDGTAVQQPIEEIDKLVTLNNLHPYSKLGKELFANLTQEAETFLRELGIPLLGSTQKNHYRISPLGEVKSTWLSVNPFATTKESKKLPWEKVAIFNMSGFLDFYPEFIASALLKLGTKSKITEFTLESLDRLRRNPSELRSSNITNVMDRLNDKEFNELVHILKEGSKDAEAILFPAILSLDNDQIIQDLEEKVGKPIFLLPTLPPSVIGIKIQQFLHEAYTCLGGVYMLGDNIVKGDIKNNKLEKVYSFNHGDIPFHANNFVLATGSYFSQGLVASRDKIYEPIFNLDVNHIDHREEWYDNNVFNAQPYMSFGIKTNNDFQGQIKGQSLDNLYIIGAGLEAFNAIKEGCGAGVSILTALHVANTILRK
- a CDS encoding glycerol-3-phosphate dehydrogenase, anaerobic, A subunit (COGs: COG0578 Glycerol-3-phosphate dehydrogenase~InterPro IPR006076:IPR007419:IPR017752~KEGG: pmr:PMI3592 sn-glycerol-3-phosphate dehydrogenase subunit A~PFAM: FAD dependent oxidoreductase; BFD-like [2Fe-2S]-binding domain~PRIAM: Glycerol-3-phosphate dehydrogenase~SPTR: Putative uncharacterized protein;~TIGRFAM: Glycerol-3-phosphate dehydrogenase, anaerobic A subunit~IMG reference gene:2504106248~PFAM: BFD-like [2Fe-2S] binding domain; FAD dependent oxidoreductase~TIGRFAM: glycerol-3-phosphate dehydrogenase, anaerobic, A subunit), with translation MNQNNQNTITPTYDVIIIGGGATGAGTARDCAKRGLKTLLLERFDIASGTTGRNHGLLHSGARYAVTDKESAVECIKENMILKRVARHCIDKTDGLFLSLPEDDLEYQKTFVQSCLEAGIKAEVIDPKQALLMEPSANPTLVGAVKVPDGSVDPFRLTASNVIDAKEHGADLKTYHEVVGLLREQDRIVGVKVLDHRTKEIYEIHSQLVVNAGGIWGQHISEYADLKVRMFPAKGSLLIFGHRVNNVVLNRCRKPADADILVPGDTIALIGTTSTRVPYDQIDNMHVTPDEVDLLLREGEKLAPILSQTRILRGYAGVRPLVAADDDPDGRKTSRGIVLLDHEERDGLKGFITITGGKLMTYRLMAEWATDLVCKKLNIDKKCTTDEDLLPGSRETKEEISKKIVSMPHTVKEAAIYRHGDMAEKLSGNTERDNSLVCECEEISVGEVNYALKELDVHNLVDLRRRTRVGMGTCQGELCACRAAGLMNKSTGACPTKAKADLSSFLNERWKGIYPTAWGEGLRGSEYTAWIYESVCGLSDSKIVNQ
- a CDS encoding hypothetical protein (KEGG: tva:TVAG_197950 hypothetical protein~SPTR: Putative uncharacterized protein;~IMG reference gene:2504106249), producing MQYIIRHNLSSIQKILEINKLFQELKRMNYFRLLTFLFRFSFINQNKSRYLYHTKLLTNEPEQSKHNNTYL
- a CDS encoding hypothetical protein (KEGG: pvx:PVX_087910 hypothetical protein~SPTR: Putative uncharacterized protein;~IMG reference gene:2504106250) — translated: MSKICEMKIQEDTRIYTLGAKEIREANEVRNESATYVEVLSFLRDIFNLVDFSGIISNSKKTIL